The DNA segment TTCCGCTAAAAGTATCACAGAAAATTACAAAGGAAGATATCAAATCTCAAAACTGCTTTAAGATTTCGTGGTTAGCGGCCAATGGCCTCAGGCGATCAGCGAAGAATTTAAAATTAGTAACGAGAGGTTATTTATCCTCTTTTCTAAATTCAGTTACCCCAACAAATGCTAGTTGGAATGGACACAACTCCTCCGCTTGGAAATCAGATTTACTTGCTGTAAATGGCTTTGACGAAGAGATGCAGTATGGCGGTGAAGATAGAGAATTGGGTGAGCGCCTTTTTAATTTAGGACTTAAATCCAAACAAATTCGATATAACGCAATCTGCATTCATTTAGATCACGAGCGAGGTTACGTTAATGATGCCGCTTGGGAAAAAAATGCACGAATAAGAAAATTTACCAAAGAAAATAAAGTTGTTCGCACTCCCAACGGTATTAAATTAGAGCTACTCTAGAAAGTTTTTTAATTTTTCAGAGTATCGTTGCAATTCTAGTTTTTGATATAAAAATGTTGATTGTCCCTTATATTTTTTTGGATTTATATCTGAATAAAGTTCGGGATAATAATCAGATATGTGCACTGCTTCATGATTATGCTGCTCAGTAAGCATACTCCAAGAATCCTTATTAATCCACGGAGAAAATATTGTAAATGTGGGAATAGATAGCGCTTTTGCCATATTTACTGCTCCACCTTCATTTCCAATTAATGCTTGGCACTGAGAAAGAATTGCTAGGAACTCTCGCAACGATTTTGTGTAAAAATCCAATTCAATTACGGCCTGTGTTTCAGGTTTACACAAATTATAAATTTTTGTAGCCTCCTCAAGTTGGTTTGGCAGAAAGTTAAAAAGAAGTGTAGCATTGGTTTGAGCAGCTACAAAGTCTAGTGTTTCTGCCATTTGCGAAGCAGGAAGGCTTTTTTTCTTATTACTTCCCAAAACGCTTATCATGAGTAGTTTTTTGTCATTGCCAATGCTTTCTTTAATTTTTTCGGCCGCCACTTCTTTTTCGCGTTCGGAAAGATAAATTTGCGGAAAAATCGGTTTTATTGTGTTACCAGTCACTTCTGTAGCTAGTAGAAGTCTATGGACTAGTGCGTTGTTTAAATTGCCTTCTTCTCGCTGAATACTTTTGGTGTAAAAAATCCAACTGTACCATTTTTTGAAACCAATTCGCTTTGCAGCGGCAGATAATAATGTAGGTATTAAGCTTTCTAATTTCGCGTAAGCGTCAATAACCACATTATACTTCTCTACCTTTAATGATTGACCAAGCTTCACTAGACCTAGAAAACCGCCAGAAAGTTGTGAATCAAAAACTACGATTCGGTCTATAAATGGATTATTATCTACAACGGCAAGAGTATTTGGGTGTATCATGTAGTGCACTTCACATTGCGGGTAAGCTGTTTTAATAGCTTCGCAAATAACAGTACTTAAGAGTACGTCACCAATCATCTTTTGTTGTATAACGAGTACTTTCATATCAGATACAGTTGATTTTTTAAAACAATATTTATCTAAACAGCTACATCATATTCTCTCAAAGCATCATTGAGTGATGTTTTAAGATCTGTAGATTCTTTTCTTTTTCCGATAATTAAAGCGCAAGGCACCTGAAAATCTCCCGCTGGAAAAGATTTTGTATAACTTCCTGGAATTACCACAGAACGTGCTGGGACAATTCCCTTCATTTCTACTGGCTCTGGACCCGTAACATCAATAATTTTTGTAGATGCTGTAAGGCAAACATTCGCGCCCAAAACTGCTTCTTTTTCAACTCGTACTCCTTCTACTACAATACATCTTGACCCTATAAATGCACCATCCTCGATAATTACGGGAGCTGCTTGAAGTGGTTCTAAAACCCCGCCGATACCAACACCACCAGATAAATGTACGTTTTTACCAATTTGAGCACAGCTTCCTACGGTTGCCCAAGTGTCTACCATCGTTCCTTCGTCTACGTAAGCACCAATGTTCACGTAGCTTGGCATCAAAATTACACCTTTAGAAATATAAGCTCCGTGTCGAGCAACTGCATTTGGCACCACTCGAATTCCTTTCTCGGCATAGCCTCTTTTCAACGGTATTTTATCGTGAAATTCAAAAATTCCAACTTCTAAAGTTTCCATTTTTTGAATAGGAAAGTAGAGTACTACCGCTTTTTTTACCCATTCATTAACTTGCCATCCATTGCTAGTTGGTTCGGCAACTCGCAATTCGCCCGCATCTAACAAATTTATTACATCTTTGATAGAGCTGATAGTGGTAGGCTCAGAAAGTTTTGAACGATCTGACCACGCTGCTTCTATTATATTTTTTAATATATTCATCTTTCAAATTTTAATCGGCAAATATAAGGAATTTGAAAGTATAGGCACTTGAAAACAAAATGCATTTAAATTTGGGACACTGAGTTGTAAAGCTGCAATATTTTGTATTTTTGGTTCATACTAATTTAGGACTCTGTTTATGAAAAAGCCACTATTGTTTTTTTTAGCATTTATTATGATGCAATGCACGCAAAAGCCTGAAACTAAGAATCCTGAGGTACTCAGCAACGAAATCAATTTATCTAAAGATGACACTATTTTAGAAAAAGATGGAAATGCGATGTCATATTTAGGAATGTACAAAGGTTTTATGCTCGGGAAAGGTGCGGACAAAACTCCAGTAGTTATTGAACTATCAGAAACATTTTCATTCTCAATCTCCACCGACACAATTCCAAAAGAGAAAAAAATAATTCAGAAAGGTACTTTTAAATGGAAGCCTGACGGAAAATCGATAATGCTTACCGCAAATAGTGGGATTGAAAAAGAATATTTTGTGACAGAAAACAAGCTGTCGCTAAAAGAAGATGGCAAAACAAGCGTTTTTGAAAAAATGAGGTCGGCTGAAGTTGTCGAACTAGAATCTGAAACTCCGAAAGCACAAATTACAACTTTTATTGACCAGAAATGGACAATAACTTCTATTAACGATAAACCTATAAGTGCAAAAGGAGTTAAAAAAGACTATTATGTATTCTTCGAAAAAAACAGGAAATTTAATGCGTACGTCGGTTGCAATAGCATCGGAGGAGATTATACTGTAAAAGGAGATCAAATTAAAATGCACAATATTGCAGCTACCGAGATGGCTTGCGCCGAAATGGAAATGGAGCAATTACTACTAAAAGCTTTGGCGGAAGCCGATAATATAATTCAAAACAATCAGTATATGTACCTTAGAAAAAAAGGTGAAGTACTGATTAAGTTTGAAGCAGGGAAATTTAAAAAATAGAGATGGCAAGAATTTTAGCGATTGACTACGGAATGAAGCGAACTGGTATCGCAATTACTGATGAGATGCAGATGATAGCTTCAGGTCTCACCACGGTTGAAACTCCTAAACTTATTGATTTTCTTAAAAAATATTTTAATGATGAGAAAGTGGAGCTTGTAATAGTTGGAGAGCCAAAGCAGATGAACTATGAGCCGTCACAAAGCGCTGCGATGATTGATGCATTTGTGGTAAAATTTACAAAAATATTTCCCGAAATGAAAGTCGAGCGAGTTGATGAGCGATTTACTTCAAAGATGGCGCTAAGTTCTATGATCCAAAGTGGTATGACTAAGAAGAAACGCCAAAATAAAGCAATTTTAGATGAAATCTCTGCCACTATTATTTTGCAAGATTATCTAAATTATAGAAAAATTTAAAATATTGATAAAGTGCCACTTTTAATTTTATCATTAACGACTTAGCACATATCTTTGCAAAATCAAAAAAAGGATAAGTGATGTCAGATACTCTTTCATATAATACAGATGTAATTTTAATTGGTGCGGGAATTATGAGTGCAACTTTGGGTGTTATGCTCAAAGAACTTCAACCAGATATTCGAATAGAAATTTTTGAAAGATTGGATCATGCCGCTGCCGAAAGTTCGGATGCATGGAATAATGCGGGTACAGGGCATTCGGCGTTTTGTGAATTAAATTATACGCCAGAGCTTGAAGATGGAACTGTGCAGTCTGACAAAGCAGTAAAAATTGCGGAATCATTTGAGGTTTCGAGGCAGTTTTGGTCATATTTAGTGGAGAAAAACCTGTTGTCAGATCCAGAGTCATTTATCAGAAGTATTCCTCACATGAGTTTTGTACATGGTGCTGACAATGTTGAATTTTTGAAAAAAAGATACGATGCGCTACAGCAAGAACATCTTTTTAAACGGATGGAATACAGTACAGATTTTGATCAGCTACTAGAATGGATGCCACTAGTAATGAAAGGCCGAGACAAATCTGAAGATGTTGCTGCTACCTTTATGCCTATTGGTACCGACGTTAATTTTGGCTCTCTTACTCGTGCTATGTTTAATTATCTTAAAAACTTGGATGGCGTAACACTTCATTTTAATAGCGAAGTGAAAAGGATGCGTCAGAAGCCCAATGGAGATTGGCGTGTAATTGTTCGAAATTTGCAAACTCGTCAAAAATCAAAAGTACGTGCGCCATTTGTTTTTATTGGTGCTGGCGGTGGATCATTGACACTTCTTGAAAAAGCAAATATTGACGAAGGCGAAGGATACGGCGGTTTTCCAGTAAGTGGGCAGTGGCTAAAATGTGTGAACAAGGATATTATTGAACAACATAGTGTTAAAGTTTATGGAAAGGCTGGAGTGGGTGCGCCTCCAATGTCAGTACCTCACATAGATTCTAGATTAATAAATGGAGAAAAAGCCTTGTTATTTGGACCTTATGCAGGGTTTTCTACTAAATTTTTGAAAAATGGATCTTATTTCGACTTGACATCATCAATACAACTAGACAATATTATACCAATGCTATCGGCCGGATTTAAAAATATTCCGCTTACAAAGTATTTAATTGATCAAGTAAGACAATCACCTGAAGATCGACTTGAAGCTTTAAAAGAATATATGCCAACTGCCAAAATGGAAGATTGGGTGCTTGAAACCGCAGGACAGCGCGTTCAAGTTATCAAGAAAGGGAAAGATGGCGGAGGAGTTCTAGAATTTGGAACCGAGGTAGTGACGAAAGCTGACGGAAGTATTGCTGCTTTGTTAGGAGCATCGCCTGGAGCATCTACATCAGCGTCGATTATGTTAGAATTAATTAATATATGCTTTAAAGAAAAAGTTCAAACTCCAGAATGGCAGGAAAAAATTAAGAAAATGATTCCGTCTTATGGAATTAAACTCAATGATAATCCCACCTTATCAGATCAGATCAGACAAGAAACTGCAGAGACGCTAGATCTTTTTAATTAATTAAAATTTTATAAAACCTTTAAGGCAATGCCTTAACGGTTTTTTTTATTTTTTCAGATGCATTGGTCATCCACATTAATTGCTCTATAATAAGTTGAGCTTCTAGCATTTTTTCACGGATTTCTTCGTCGTTAATATCATTAGATTCGCTAAGTTCTTTTGCTCGGATGTTTTTTAATTCGGTAAAGCGCGGCGATAAGTCTTCGGTTTCAAAAGTTTCGACACTTTCTTTATCAAATTCATCTATCGCAATTTCGAGGTTTCTAATTGTGGCATTTACTACGACGTTAAATGCTTCCGAAGCCTTTGTAGTTTTATTAGCTTGAATATAGGTGCCTAACGAAGCAGCGGATGAAAGTAAAGAGTGGTTTAGGGTGGTTAATTTATAAATTTTCGGCAATTGCTTTTGCTTGGACTTAGGCTCTTGAACCATTCTCTGAAAAGATTCCATCAAGTTGGCCAATGCCACAAAAGCGTGTTTTCTTGCTAGTCGATATTGCAAAGTTGCTGGCTGCTTTGTATTATAAATTAGAAAAATTTCTTTTAGATAATTTTTATTTGCTTCGATAGACTTTTTTAAATAAACCGGAGTGTTTAAAAATTCCCACGAAGGCCACAGAAAATAGTTTGCTCCAAATGCCAATGCTGCACCAACAAAGGTATCGATAATTCTAAATTCGACCACATCTCTAATATCGGGCGTAAAAAGGCTATAAATAAAAACTACATACATAGTTGTAAAAGTAGCTGCAACCTTATAATTTGTCTGAACAAATGAGAAAGCGAGAATCATTGTTACGATAGCCATCGTTGCAATTATCTGGTTGTTTTGAACGATAAATAGCAGTCCAAAGGCCATTAGGCCGCCTAAAACAGTTCCGATAATTCTATGGTAGGAGCGGGTTTTAGTCAAGCCATAACCAGGTCTAAGAATTACAATAATGGTGATTAAAATCCAATAAACATTTTGAAATGGTAGAAATGTGCCAATCAAGAATCCGACCATAATAGCAATAGTCAGACGTAGTGCATGCCTAAAATAGGTTGAGGAGAAGGTGAGATTTTCAATCAATGTGCTCGGTGAATAATATTGGGGCGCAATAAATTTGTGCAAATTCTTTGCTCCATCTTTAAATTCATATTTGAAAGATTTTTGAGTATAAGCGCGCTCGATAAGTGTAAGCTTTTCAATCTGTTTTTCTGCATAGCGCAACATACTAGTCAGCATCAAAATCGCACTAAAATCCTTTTCAGTCTCTGGAAGACTTTCATATTTTCTTTGTGCTTCTTCTAGAGCGGTGAGATCCTTATATAAATCAAATTTCTTTACATAGGTCTTGTTTGTACTTAAACTGATAGATAATTCATTAAGCATCGCCGCCAAATTATAAGCCACGGTCTGGTAATTATTAAGGATTTCAGGATGTTTTGAAAACTTCTTGTTTAATCTCTCGTGGTCAAATGAGGTGGCAAGAGCTAATTCTAAAATATCTACCAAAGTGATAAACATTATTAGCATCGTGCGGTTTTGTCCTGATGACCCAGAATTGGCACGACGGTGCATTAAAGCTTCACGTAAATCTTCGTGAGAAGCATTTAGTTTTACTTGCAATTCTAATTGTCGCTTTACAATATCTACTTTATTATCTTTTTTCTTCCATAAATCACCTCGAAGCTCCATGTATTTAGCGGTAAGCTCTAAGCTATCTGCTAACAATAATTCGGCATACTTATGTGGTCTCAAATAGTAGAAAATAATTGAAATCAGAAGATAAAACAGCCCTCCTGCTAGCATCAATGCGCAGTGTTCTAATAGTTCTATTCCAGAATAAACTTCTTTAAATATTAGAGAAATTGATAACAATCCACAAAAGGACACGAGATTTGCTCGGTGCCCGTAGACAGAAATCATCGATAAGAAAAATATTAATAAAGTGAGCATTGAGTAAAACAACCACGGATAGGGATGGGCAAGACTAATAATCAGAGCAGTTCCTGATACTATTGATGTTCCCACTAAAATCCCATTGATTTTATGTTGCAAATTGCTAGAGATATCACTCGGATACGTTAGCAAGGCTCCAATAGCTATAGTGATGCCAATATCAAATTGATCAAAATGTGACGCTATAAGAATAGGGATCACCGTAGCGATTGTTACTTTGATAGCATTGGCAAAATTGATGCTTTCGGCAAATTGCCTTAAATTAAATACCATAGAATAAAGGAGTTTGTAGGCAAATATATGAATTCAAAAAAATTAGCATCGTCGTATTGATTATAGTTTATGAAGAATCGAAAAAATATTGCTAATTGTGTTTCAATATAAGGGCATTCTTCATTTTTTGACTATTTTTGCATTCGTTTAATATTCGCCGCAAGGCAATTATATATAGAAAATGATTTTACCTATTATAGGATACGGAGATCCAGTACTACGAAAAGTGGGAGAACCTATCACCAAAGATTATCCAAATCTTACAGAGACTATTGCCGATATGTACGAGACAATGTACAACGCTTATGGAGTGGGACTGGCCGCGCCACAAGTTGCACTTCCTATTAGGCTATTTGTAATTGATACTTCGCCGTTTGCATCTGATGAGGATCTTAGTGAAGAAGAGCAAGAACAACTCGCGAGTTTTAAGCAGACGTTTATCAATGCAAAAATGCTGAAAGAAGATGGTGAGGAGTGGGGTTTTAATGAAGGATGCCTAAGTATTCCCGAAGTTCGAGAAGATGTTTATAGAAATGAGCGTATTACGATCGAATTTTATGATGAAAATTTCGAAAAGAAAACTGAGATTTACGACGGACTTATCGCCAGAGTTATTCAGCATGAGTACGATCATATTGAGGGAATTCTTTTTACAGATAAAATATCATCACTCAAAAAACGTTTGATAAAAAAGAAACTTAGTAATATAATGGAAGGGAAAACCCGACCTGACTACAAAATGAAGTTCTGTGCTAAGAAAACTAGCAGATAATAAATTTAGAATTAAATAATTAAAACATATATTTTTAAAATTAAATAGAAATGACTTTAGACAAAATATTAGCCATCTCTGGAAAGCCAGGATTGTACGTTCTTAGAGTGCAAACACGTTCGGGATTTGTAGCAGAATCATTACAAGACGGAAAAAAAATTACAGTAGGTTTACGTAGCAACGTTAGCTTGCTTTCAGAAATATCTATTTATACAAATGATGACGAAAAGCTATTAGCAGATGTTATGCGCAATATTGCCATAAAAGAAAATGAAGGTCCTGCAATTTCTCATAAAGAAGACAATGCTACTATGGCTGCGTACTTTAAAGAAATTCTACCAAACTATGACCAAGATAGAGTATACCCATCTGACATCAAAAAGGTTTTAAATTGGTATAATATGCTTCAAGCAAAAGGCATGGTTTCTAAAGAAGTTCCAGCTGCTGCTAAAGAAGTTGCAACTGAAGAAAGCAAAGAAATTGTAAAAGAAGAATCTAAAGACGAAGTTGCAGAAACAGTTGAAGCAACTAAGGAAGCTCCTGCAAAACCTAAGAAAGCTGCGGCCAAAAAAGCACCAAAAGCAGAATAATTCTTTTTAACAATCAATACTAAAAAATCCTATTACCTTTGATGGTAGTGGGATTTTTTACTTTTAGAAATAATTATATGATGAATTCAAGAGAGCAACAATTAGAAGCGTTTGATAGATTATTGACCATTATGGACGAACTGCGTGAGCAATGTCCGTGGGATAAGAAACAGACTTTTGAAAGTTTAAGGCATCTTACAATTGAAGAAACGTACGAACTAGGCGATGCAATTTTAGATAAAGATCTAAATGAAATCAAGAAAGAATTGGGCGATGTTTTGCTCCATATAGTATTTTATGCAAGGATAGGAAGTGAAACTAATAATTTTGATATTGCGGATGTAGCGAATGGAATTTGCGATAAATTAATTCATAGACATCCACATATTTATGGCGATACAGTAGTAAAAGATGAAGAGGAGGTAAAGCAAAACTGGGAAAAATTAAAATTAAAAGAGGGAAGGAAATCAGTTTTGGAAGGGGTGCCCAAGAGTTTGCCAGCATTGGTCAAGGCCAGCCGTATCCAAGAGAAAGTAAAGGCTGTGGGATTTGATTGGGAAGAATCTGAGCAAGTTTGGAAAAAAGTTGAAGAGGAGATTGCCGAGTTTCATGCTGAGGTGGAGGCAAAGGATAAAGATAAAATGCAGGGTGAATTTGGCGATGTATTATTCTCTCTGATTAACTACGCTAGATTTCTAGACATCAACCCGGAAGAAGCACTAGAAAGAACAAACAAAAAATTTATAAAAAGATTCCAATATCTAGAATCAAAAGCTTCTGAGCTTGGAAAACCTTTGATGGATATGAGCCTTGCGGAAATGGATGTATTTTGGAATGAAGCAAAGAAATTATAGAACTTATTCCGCCATCTTTTTTAGGAGCTGCGGTTCTAATATTAAGATTTTCTTTCCTTGCAAATCAATAAATCGAGCCTTCTTTAATTCGGATAAGAGTCTGATAGCACTTTCGGTTGCAGTACCAATTAACGTAGCTAACTCATCACGAGAAAGATTTATCTTCAAAGATTTATCTGTATCAATACCAAATTGATCTTGCAAATGTAGCAGTGTAAATGCTAGACGGGATTTAACACTTTTTTGAGCCATATTCATAATCATTTCATTAGCCTCCTTTAGGTCAGAACAGATTGAACGCATCAACAGCAACGAGAATTGGTTGTTGTTATTAAAGGCATTCAAGATAGGCTCGCGTGGAATATAGCAAACTTCCATATCTTCCAAGGCAATAGCACTAGTATTTGAAAGTTCCTCACTGATGATTAACCGCTTATCTATAAGATCTCCAACTTGTGCTAACTTTACAATTTGATCCTTCCCATTTGCGCTGAGCTTGGTCATCTTACAAATGCCCGCCTTTATACAATACACTCCATTGGTAGTATCGCCTTCTTCAAAAAGTGCATCTCCTTTTTTAAAAATAAGAGTGGTTTTTGTGTTTTGGATAGATTCTAATTCTTCTTTATTAAGAGCTTTCAGAGAAGTTAATCCTTTCTGAATACATAAGTCGCAGCTATTCATAGGATGAATTTATAAATGAATTACAAATTTACGATTTAATATGATAAATATCATTGTAATATGTTGATAATGTGAGCAACTTTGCGCCTTAAAATTATTAGGTATGAATGCCTCAAAATGCTATCATTGCGGGCTAGATAGTATCGAATCCGATGTCATTATATTTGATGAAAAGAAGTTTTGCTGCAACGGATGTAAAACTGTTTTCGAAATTTTCAATCAAAACGATCTCACTTGCTATTATGACTTTGAACAGTTTCCAGGTGCTACTCCGCAGGATATCCAAGGTAAATATGACTTTCTTGACAATAATGCAATACTAGAGAAGCTCTTGGAATTTAATGAAGACACCATTCATATAGTATCACTAAATCTTCCGCATATTCACTGCAGTTCTTGCATATGGATTCTCGAAAACCTGAAAAAATTGCAACCTGGAATAAGTGCTTCTCAGGTAAACTTTCAAGAAAAGAATGTAAGAATTACCTATAATAATGATAAAACCAACCTTAAAGAAATTGTTTATCTTCTCTCGTCGATAGGTTATGAGCCGTATATTTCTTTAGAAAATTATGAAGCGGGGCAGAAAGATACTGATCGAACTTTGGTTTATAAATTGGGTGTTGCCTTCTTTTGTTTTGGAAATATTATGCTTTTGTCTTTTCCAGAATATTTTGAAGTATCAGAATATTGGCTGGACCACTACAGGAATTTTTTCCGTTGGTTGATATTTGCATTAGCGATGCCAAGCTTTTTTTACAGTGCGAGCGGTTATTATGTAGCTGCCTACAAAGGAATTCGTGCGGGTATTCTTAATATCGAAATTCCAATTGCGCTGGGAATTATTGTAATGTTTATCCGCAGTGCATTCGACATCATTATGGGTTATGGACCGGGATTCTTTGATAGTCTCACTGGATTGGTGTTTTTTATGTTACTTGGCAAGATGTTTCAGATTAAAACCTATGGATTTTTAAATTTCGAAAGAGATTATAAATCCTATTTTCCGGTTGCCGTGACTAAAATTTCTAAGGAAGGCGATGAAGAAAGCATTCCAATTTATGAAATTTTAAAAGGAGATCGAATTCTTATTCGAAATCAAGAATTAATTCCTGCCGATGGTATTTTGATTAGCGAATCAGCGGAGGTTGATTATAGTTTTGTTACTGGAGAAGCAGTGGCAATTTCGAAAAAATCAGGAGATAAAGTTTTTGCCGGAGGAAAACAAATCGGAAAAATTGCGGAAATTGAAGTGCTAAATTCAGTTTCGCAAAGTTATCTAACCCAACTTTGGAGCAACGATATTTTTCAGAAAGATGTCAAACAGAAATTCAAAAATATTACTGATACTGTTTCGCACTACTTCACACCAATATTATTATTAATTGCATTTGTAGCCTTTGGATATTGGATTTTTATTGATGGTAATACTGCCTTTAATGTCTTTACTGCTGTGCTTATTGTAGCGTGTCCTTGTGCTTTGGCACTTACAGCTCCTTTTACTTTAGGAAATGTGCTTAGAATTTTAGGCAAGAGTAAATTTTTCCTAAAAAATGCGCTAGTGATCGAGCAACTCGAAAAAGTTGACACGATAGTATTTGATAAAACTGGAACGATAACATCGACAAGATCAGCGCAAATTTATTATGAAGGCGAAATTTTGGAGGATAATAAACTACGTATTATCAAAGAAATGCTGCGAACTTCTAATCATCCTTTGAGCCGAATGCTCTATGACTTCCTGCCACTTACAGCATCTGTAAAGCTCGATTCATTTACGGAAGTTCCTGGAAGTGGGATGGAAGGGCAGTATAATTCTATAAGCGTGAAAGTTGGAAGTGATGCATTTGTAGGAAATTTTTTTAAAAGCGAACTTCTTCAGACTACTGTAGGTATTCAAATCGACGGGATTTTTATGGGTCGTTACATTTTTAAAAATGAATATAGAAAAGATATTTCGCAACTCTTTACAGAGTTGAGCAGAAATTATAAAATCAAACTTTTGTCTGGCGACAATGATGGTGAAAGGGCTACTCTAGAAAAAATCTTGCCAGCAAATACCGAAATGGTTTTTAATCAAAAACCAGAACAGAAATTAGCTTTTATCAAAATTTTACAAGATCAAGGTCATAATGTGATGATGGTTGGAGATGGTCTTAATGATGCTGGAGCCTTGGCGCAAAGCAACGTCGGGATTGCTGTTTCAGAAAATGTCAATGTTTTCTCACCAGCATGCGATGCTATCTTGGACGCGGAAAAGTTTGGCAAGCTATCAGATTATTTAAAACTTTCAAAAAAGGCAATCAAAGTTATAAAGATGAGCTTTATATTATCAATATTATATAATATCGTAGGACTCAGCTTTGCGGTAACCGGACATCTTGCTCCACTAGTAGCTGCTATTATTATGCCACTAAGTACAGTAACAATTGTGTCTTTTGTAACGATAATGTCTAATTACTACGCAAGGAAGTTTAAAATATAATTACTAATAGAAAAAA comes from the Flavobacterium ardleyense genome and includes:
- the def gene encoding peptide deformylase produces the protein MILPIIGYGDPVLRKVGEPITKDYPNLTETIADMYETMYNAYGVGLAAPQVALPIRLFVIDTSPFASDEDLSEEEQEQLASFKQTFINAKMLKEDGEEWGFNEGCLSIPEVREDVYRNERITIEFYDENFEKKTEIYDGLIARVIQHEYDHIEGILFTDKISSLKKRLIKKKLSNIMEGKTRPDYKMKFCAKKTSR
- a CDS encoding DUF5606 family protein, which gives rise to MTLDKILAISGKPGLYVLRVQTRSGFVAESLQDGKKITVGLRSNVSLLSEISIYTNDDEKLLADVMRNIAIKENEGPAISHKEDNATMAAYFKEILPNYDQDRVYPSDIKKVLNWYNMLQAKGMVSKEVPAAAKEVATEESKEIVKEESKDEVAETVEATKEAPAKPKKAAAKKAPKAE
- the mazG gene encoding nucleoside triphosphate pyrophosphohydrolase yields the protein MNSREQQLEAFDRLLTIMDELREQCPWDKKQTFESLRHLTIEETYELGDAILDKDLNEIKKELGDVLLHIVFYARIGSETNNFDIADVANGICDKLIHRHPHIYGDTVVKDEEEVKQNWEKLKLKEGRKSVLEGVPKSLPALVKASRIQEKVKAVGFDWEESEQVWKKVEEEIAEFHAEVEAKDKDKMQGEFGDVLFSLINYARFLDINPEEALERTNKKFIKRFQYLESKASELGKPLMDMSLAEMDVFWNEAKKL
- a CDS encoding Crp/Fnr family transcriptional regulator, whose protein sequence is MNSCDLCIQKGLTSLKALNKEELESIQNTKTTLIFKKGDALFEEGDTTNGVYCIKAGICKMTKLSANGKDQIVKLAQVGDLIDKRLIISEELSNTSAIALEDMEVCYIPREPILNAFNNNNQFSLLLMRSICSDLKEANEMIMNMAQKSVKSRLAFTLLHLQDQFGIDTDKSLKINLSRDELATLIGTATESAIRLLSELKKARFIDLQGKKILILEPQLLKKMAE
- a CDS encoding heavy metal translocating P-type ATPase, with product MNASKCYHCGLDSIESDVIIFDEKKFCCNGCKTVFEIFNQNDLTCYYDFEQFPGATPQDIQGKYDFLDNNAILEKLLEFNEDTIHIVSLNLPHIHCSSCIWILENLKKLQPGISASQVNFQEKNVRITYNNDKTNLKEIVYLLSSIGYEPYISLENYEAGQKDTDRTLVYKLGVAFFCFGNIMLLSFPEYFEVSEYWLDHYRNFFRWLIFALAMPSFFYSASGYYVAAYKGIRAGILNIEIPIALGIIVMFIRSAFDIIMGYGPGFFDSLTGLVFFMLLGKMFQIKTYGFLNFERDYKSYFPVAVTKISKEGDEESIPIYEILKGDRILIRNQELIPADGILISESAEVDYSFVTGEAVAISKKSGDKVFAGGKQIGKIAEIEVLNSVSQSYLTQLWSNDIFQKDVKQKFKNITDTVSHYFTPILLLIAFVAFGYWIFIDGNTAFNVFTAVLIVACPCALALTAPFTLGNVLRILGKSKFFLKNALVIEQLEKVDTIVFDKTGTITSTRSAQIYYEGEILEDNKLRIIKEMLRTSNHPLSRMLYDFLPLTASVKLDSFTEVPGSGMEGQYNSISVKVGSDAFVGNFFKSELLQTTVGIQIDGIFMGRYIFKNEYRKDISQLFTELSRNYKIKLLSGDNDGERATLEKILPANTEMVFNQKPEQKLAFIKILQDQGHNVMMVGDGLNDAGALAQSNVGIAVSENVNVFSPACDAILDAEKFGKLSDYLKLSKKAIKVIKMSFILSILYNIVGLSFAVTGHLAPLVAAIIMPLSTVTIVSFVTIMSNYYARKFKI